CTTTCTAACTTTACAGTTTTTCAACAGTGGCTAAATCACTGAATAGTACTTTACAAGCAGAAAAAAGCATATAaagattaaatgattttatatttctacTTTGGTTGTTGTTACATTGCTTTAACAATTATCTTCTGACTTTGTTTCCTGGTTCTCTGTTCCCAAGTAAGACACACTGACATACTCATTCACATACTCAAGCTTATGCTATGGTACAAAATGAATTGCCTATTTCTTTTTGAAGtgcttttactttattttctagTTCAGCAATGATTTCATCTTTTTCTTTTACAGTTTTCTTAGTATTGTTGAGCTCATTAGCCAGCTGAAACATGTGGTAGTTGTAGTAGCTGTTTTGATTGTGTTTTATCATGACTTCAATCTTCCTCATGAGCTGATCAACTTGTGAACGATTTGACTTCTCTCTGTTGTTAAATGCATGGTATTTTCCCTTGCATGCTTTAATCACTTCATTTAGCTCTGGAGCCTCATTAATATACTCATCAATTGTCCTGTCTTCAAGATCATCTGCCTTGGTGAACAAGATCATCATGTGTTTGTTAGCCCCCGCACCAAACACTTTCTGGATAAGTgcaactgtgtttttttcctcttcagTGAAGCGCCCGATGGAAAGTACAAGAAGGAAGACATGAGGACCTGGAGCCGCATAAGTGATGCATTTAACAATCTCTTTTACCACTTCATCATTAGACATGTTTGTGTCGTATAGACCTGGAGTGTCCACAACAAGCACCTCTCTGCTATTTATCATCTGTTTTCCAGATATGCACTGTACAGTGACCGATGTAGCTCTTGGCTCTGATCTGAACATCTTCTCACCAAGAATGGTGTTTCCTGTGGCGCTCTTGCCAACGCCAGTTTTACCCACCAAAACAATGCGAATACCTGTTGACATTTATAACAAACATTTGGCACTTAGCATGAAACGCTTTGTCTGAAGTCTTGTTATAACTGACAAAGATGTAACATTCAAAACTTACTCATTGTGGCGCTGTAGATGATTCTCTGCTGAGTTTCTTCTTTAAACTCTTCTGAATATCAGGAGTTTATTGTGTGGTTTTACTGTGTAGTCATCAGTATATAAACTCCGCTGAGCTCCTCCTATTTTACCTAATTAACTAGCAAGAAGCTCAGCCTCTGTTTTCTGATTGGACAGAGAATGGGTTTACTACATAAAAAGGGGAACAGGAGAATCTAAATCAAACTGATTCAGCTGAAGACCTGCTTTTAGAGGGTAAGTCTTTGTTATTTACCATTATTTACTCGATAAAACCATTACTCTTCACATGTGATTGAAGTCAAAGGAGGTTAACAATAAGAGGATAACATAACATTCATACTActaataaaggttctttattgatGTCTTTTTACTGTAGtgaagttttaaaagtttactatcgaaaataaaataaacctaaattATACAAACTCCCATTTGAAGGAAATAACTGCATTGTCACTACAGAGAAGTTAGTGTTATAAGATTTCATtagaaaaaatatactttagcacttgtgtatttatttacttttacaaaggtaacaaaattcccctttaattcactttaaggagCCAAATATCatctcgtaatgggaaggctaatttttgatcagattttttgattattgattagaaggtgctcctgaaattttgagtgtgcttctaaaaaaaaagcatagacCCCTAATGGATTTACTGcactttggaaaaaaataagtagtttttataataaatctttgaaaatcaaaatctggattagattttttaatgttattgcaACCTAAATATGCTATGTGAaagtttgaaacagaaaattGTGGTATTCATCTTGccactttcttggtaaagaaaacacatttttactcaaattaatcaaaatggatttatagcaTTCTGGAatcaaactcttcatatatatatatatatatatgtcaacaTAATCACATTCCAAAAATCTCATATCTTATAGAAATTAGAATACAGAGACATTACATTGTGTTGACTGCAAGTGATGTCACAGTAAGCAGAAAGTGCAGATGGTGTTTGCAAGTGATGTTATTTGTGAAAGCGAATGTTTTTGGGACTGCATGTTTGAGGCTGTTTCTCAATACCCAAGCTGCGTTCCTGTCCACTTTTGGACATGCACTTGTAAACTTCTCTAAGCACTTCCCCTTGGTCTTGACTGCGGGACTATGCACACTTCAGGCTGCTCTATAAGCCAAAATGCAACATACTAAACTACTAAAGTTAAGTTTGTTTGAatagaatttacatttaattttttttcaaaggttTCAAACCACAGAATagtattttggattttaaatgtgttttaaaattcaTGTGTCTGAAATAGTGCCCATCCCTGGTAACACAATACCAGAAAATCTGTTTTGCTCTGTTCTTAttcaatcatttattcatttctatagGAAATATATTTGCTTTCTGGACGGTGTGACATTCTACCTTGGTTATGGAGGCCACAGATAAATTGCAGATTGTCCTTCTTGGTACAACTGGCTCTGGTAAAAGTGCTTCAGGAAACATCATACTTGGTGAAAAACGTTTTAAATCTTATGTATCCACGCAGTCAGTAACATTAACCTGCCAGTCTGAAACAAGAAACATCAATGGAACAGAAGTTACAGTTGTGGACACTCCTGGATGGCACTGCACTAAAATGCCTGAAAGCAAAGTTGAAAAAGATCTAATGGCAGCCACTGCATCACTTAATGGGCCATATGCTTTTCTCATGGTCATTCCTATCGGTTCCTTTACACATAAAGAGATAAGAATGatagaaaaactgaaacaagTCCTAGGAGAAGAATTTATGAATCACACTTCAATTCTGTTCTCATTCTCCGATAACCTTGAGTCAAAATCCTTTAAACAGTTTCTTGAGGAAGAAACAGGAGAATTGCGTAGAATCATAGAGTCCTGTGGAAAACGAGTGTACACCTGGAACAACAAAGATATGTCATCAGCCTGCAATTTGGAGGAGATGTTGCAGGATCTGAAAAAAACTCAGAGAATGAATGACAATTCAAAGAATTGCCAGAATACACTGATTAGTCAACCAGAACCAGATAAAAACACATCTGACAGGACAGAATGTCCAGATGTTCATATGAAGAGGACCAAGATTGAAACTCCAGAACCTCTGGATGAGCAAAATGAAGTGAGAGTTATAGTCCTGGGAATGGCTGGAGAAGGAAAGACCTCAACTATCCGGACCCTTTTGGGACAAAATTTGGGACAAACTGAAAGAAGCACACCAAATGTTCACACAGCCAGCAGGTGTGGGATGGATTTCAAGTTGATTGATTCCCCtggctttaaaaatgtaaacgaGGTGGAACGTGTCATCTCTCAGGCATTTTTGTATGCCTCTCCAGGGCCACACGTCATTATGATTGTGATCAAAGTTGGGCGAATTACTGACGAAACcttcaaaatgataaatgacaTCCATGCTGTTCTTGAAAATTCGGTAATACACACAATGATCATTTTCTCCAGAAAGGATGAGCTTGAAGACACAACTATTGATGAATTCATTGAGAAGAGTTCAGCGCTCAGAAATACTGTAGAAATGCATGGATCAAGATTTTACGCACTGAATAACAAGAGCATCCATGATCAGACTCAAGTGAATGAACTATTTCAGATGATTTTAGCAATATACCATGACACTAATGGTCacttcatcaaagaaacatccAGACAACATGAGAAAGTAAATCtaaataatgtaaacacagaACACAAGCAGTTCAAGTTTTGCATGAAATAACTTTGAAATAAATTGTGATTGCTGTGGATATGTTTTTgattatgtgtgtttgtttcattacagcaagaaacaaaacaaaagcaagatTCTTCTAAAAGGTACCATATGTTCACAtgttccctctctctttctttctttctttctctctctctctctctctctctctctctcttacacacacacacatttttaatttattgattattcattgattatctgaaaaaaatgccattttgttCTCTTTTAATCTTTTAAGGCCTACACTAATGCAGCGCACCACTGGGAAACAGATGCTttgaaaaatgctttaaatgtataagattatttttcatttctggaTGTTAGAATAATCAGTGACACTTCTGAATACTGTTCCATTATTAATGCACATGAGTAACACAatatatattagtattgtaataACTGCTCTGAATTAACAAGAAACTCTGATAGTAATTTGTATGTAATAGCACTAAGTTAAATTAGGTatttcactattagctaatcgataactactattttttataCCTCCTAGAGAACTTCTGACTCAAGTATAACCAAATccttcagaaggaattactaattatttggatcagtattctaaagtgaaaagCATGATAACTCTCTAGCAGTGACTAAAATCTTTGCAAGCTTTTGCGGTTTTTGTAAGGTTTTGGATAGTAACTGCTTCTGACAGATTTGGTAACACATGGTAACACATAACActagtcattactagtgggttaccatgatctttactttagacTACTGTTCTAAAGAACCAGTAGTTCCTTTAGAAGGATGTAGTAACACCTAAACCATAACTATATAAAACCTTGCTGGACCTTACTGattgattagctaatagtgaactacctcATTCATCTAAGTGCTATTACTTACTAATTTGTTAATCAGAGCTTCATCCACTTCTAATGTTTAGAATTTAGATCATTTTTATGTTAGAAAATGTTTATTGGGGTTGATTGTTAGTTTTCATGTAGTTTTGGTTGTCAAATGATTTGAGGAATATGTTTTGTGTAATGCTAATGATAACActttaaggaccaattctcactatagttgcttattagcatgcatattattcACATCatctgtttattagtactt
The sequence above is a segment of the Labeo rohita strain BAU-BD-2019 chromosome 7, IGBB_LRoh.1.0, whole genome shotgun sequence genome. Coding sequences within it:
- the LOC127167602 gene encoding GTPase IMAP family member 7-like; this translates as MSTGIRIVLVGKTGVGKSATGNTILGEKMFRSEPRATSVTVQCISGKQMINSREVLVVDTPGLYDTNMSNDEVVKEIVKCITYAAPGPHVFLLVLSIGRFTEEEKNTVALIQKVFGAGANKHMMILFTKADDLEDRTIDEYINEAPELNEVIKACKGKYHAFNNREKSNRSQVDQLMRKIEVMIKHNQNSYYNYHMFQLANELNNTKKTVKEKDEIIAELENKVKALQKEIGNSFCTIA